The Kiritimatiellia bacterium genome window below encodes:
- a CDS encoding amidophosphoribosyltransferase, translated as MDRNLQQRGDSPGPAEPREACGVFGAFGVPDAAKAIYAGLFALQHRGQEGAGIVASDGEKVRSIKGMGLLSEVFATRQPAELRGHLGIGHVRYSTTGSSRPQNVQPIVFECVDGLWALAHNGNLTNSQAMRRSYQEAGAIFQTSTDSEILMHLLADPAYRGRPRRVERALAELQGAFSFLLMTRDSVMAARDRYGFRPLSIGRLGGGYVFASETCALEQVGATFERDVLPGELVSADAKGFRSSTFCEPVSGPLGQCIFEHVYFARPDSLVFGQSVHETRLELGRQLAREHPVEADLVMPVPDSGSSAALGYSQESGLPMDYGFIRNHYIGRTFIMPEMEQRADQVDLKLAVVPGVVRDRRLVVVDDSIVRGNTSRRRIAALRKAGAREIHLRIACPPIRHPCYFGIDFPSRKDLAAAQHTIEEIRQFVGADSLAFLRLEGLFAAFDQPGDYCTGCFSGTYPAPVPEQHSKTALEKAQATAG; from the coding sequence ATGGACAGGAACCTGCAGCAGCGGGGCGACAGCCCCGGGCCGGCGGAGCCGCGCGAGGCGTGCGGCGTGTTCGGCGCGTTCGGCGTGCCGGACGCCGCGAAGGCGATCTACGCCGGGCTCTTCGCGCTGCAGCACCGGGGCCAGGAGGGCGCGGGGATCGTCGCGAGCGACGGCGAGAAGGTCCGCTCGATCAAGGGCATGGGCCTGCTTTCGGAGGTCTTCGCGACACGGCAGCCCGCGGAACTGCGCGGCCACCTGGGGATCGGTCACGTGCGCTACTCGACCACCGGCTCGTCCCGCCCGCAGAACGTGCAGCCGATCGTGTTCGAATGCGTGGACGGCCTGTGGGCGCTGGCGCACAACGGCAACCTGACCAATTCCCAGGCGATGCGCCGTTCGTACCAGGAGGCCGGGGCGATCTTCCAGACGAGCACGGACAGCGAGATCCTGATGCACCTGCTGGCCGACCCCGCGTACCGCGGCCGGCCGCGGCGCGTGGAGCGGGCGCTGGCGGAACTCCAGGGGGCCTTCTCGTTCCTCCTGATGACCCGCGACTCGGTGATGGCCGCGCGAGACCGCTACGGATTCCGCCCGCTTTCCATCGGCCGGCTCGGGGGCGGATATGTCTTCGCCAGCGAGACGTGCGCCCTGGAGCAGGTGGGCGCGACGTTCGAGCGCGACGTGCTGCCCGGCGAGCTCGTGAGCGCGGACGCGAAGGGGTTCCGCAGCAGCACGTTCTGCGAACCGGTGAGCGGGCCGCTGGGGCAATGCATCTTCGAGCACGTGTACTTCGCGCGGCCGGACAGCCTGGTATTCGGGCAGAGCGTCCACGAGACGCGCCTGGAACTCGGCCGCCAGCTCGCCCGCGAACACCCCGTCGAGGCGGACCTCGTGATGCCCGTGCCCGACAGCGGCAGTTCGGCCGCGCTCGGCTACTCGCAGGAGAGCGGCCTGCCCATGGACTACGGCTTCATCCGCAACCACTACATCGGGCGGACGTTCATCATGCCGGAAATGGAACAGCGGGCGGACCAGGTGGACCTGAAGCTGGCCGTGGTCCCCGGCGTGGTCCGGGACCGGCGCCTCGTGGTGGTGGACGATTCCATCGTCCGCGGCAACACCTCGCGGCGGCGGATCGCCGCCCTGCGGAAGGCCGGGGCCAGGGAGATCCATCTGCGCATCGCCTGCCCGCCGATCCGGCATCCCTGCTACTTCGGCATCGATTTCCCGTCGCGCAAGGACCTGGCGGCGGCGCAGCACACGATCGAGGAAATCCGTCAGTTCGTCGGCGCGGACAGCCTGGCCTTCCTCCGGCTGGAGGGCCTGTTCGCCGCGTTCGACCAGCCGGGCGATTACTGCACGGGGTGCTTCTCCGGGACATACCCCGCGCCCGTCCCGGAACAGCACTCCAAAACCGCGCTGGAAAAGGCGCAGGCGACAGCAGGATGA
- the nadD gene encoding nicotinate-nucleotide adenylyltransferase: protein MTARLGILGGTFNPVHLGHLMMAQDALERFRLDRVVFMPCARPPHKAARDLASDTDRLAMLRLAVRGDPRFAVSDLEIRRGGISYTIETIRALQRRRPGVRWHFIIGSDSLFELHSWREIGELLRRCAFLTLERPGYSPARMTARRLRLPEPWPERLARNVFRGHVMDISSTEVRARAAAGASIRFLVTPAVAGYIRRRKLYR, encoded by the coding sequence GTGACCGCCCGCCTCGGCATACTGGGCGGGACGTTCAACCCGGTGCATCTCGGCCACCTGATGATGGCCCAGGACGCCCTGGAACGGTTCCGCCTGGACCGCGTCGTCTTCATGCCCTGCGCCCGCCCGCCGCACAAGGCCGCGCGGGACCTGGCGTCGGACACCGACCGGCTGGCGATGCTGCGCCTGGCCGTGCGGGGCGATCCCCGGTTCGCCGTGTCCGACCTGGAGATCCGGCGGGGCGGGATTTCCTACACGATCGAAACGATCCGGGCGCTTCAGCGCCGCCGCCCGGGCGTACGCTGGCATTTCATCATCGGGTCGGATTCGCTTTTCGAGCTGCACAGCTGGCGGGAGATCGGCGAGCTGCTGCGCCGCTGCGCGTTCCTCACGCTGGAGCGTCCCGGCTATTCCCCCGCGCGGATGACCGCGCGGCGCCTGCGCCTGCCGGAGCCCTGGCCGGAACGGCTGGCCCGGAACGTGTTCCGCGGCCACGTGATGGATATCTCCTCCACGGAGGTGCGCGCCCGCGCGGCGGCGGGCGCGAGCATTCGATTCCTTGTCACCCCGGCCGTGGCCGGGTATATTCGGCGCAGGAAACTGTACCGGTAG
- the rsfS gene encoding ribosome silencing factor: protein MEPLELAKTAREVLSARKGEDPVLLDMRGLSGVTDFYLVVTGLNPPHLKALADELERTLARSGVRCFRRAGAPESGWVVADYLDTVIHLFSPAARDYYALEKLWGDAPRIR from the coding sequence ATCGAACCGCTCGAGCTAGCCAAAACGGCCCGCGAAGTCCTGTCCGCCCGGAAGGGCGAGGATCCCGTCCTGCTGGACATGCGCGGGCTTTCCGGGGTGACGGATTTCTACCTGGTGGTGACCGGCCTCAACCCGCCGCACCTGAAGGCCCTCGCGGATGAACTGGAAAGGACGCTGGCCCGGAGCGGCGTGCGCTGCTTCCGCCGCGCGGGCGCGCCGGAGAGCGGGTGGGTGGTCGCCGATTACCTCGACACGGTGATCCACCTGTTCTCGCCCGCGGCGCGGGACTATTACGCGCTGGAAAAGCTCTGGGGCGACGCCCCGCGGATCCGGTAA
- a CDS encoding zf-HC2 domain-containing protein, producing MNCENAKNFVLLEQSGELSGWRRRRLAAHLAHCVDCAAFRRGLAGLTNAVRRVPWAEGYSAPLPARVTDAEPRRARLPAFPWHPALAYGTLSVFLALAFVLVMKPFRKPAEIARVAPDAALAWDANLDDRLATLDAWLEETELDWTDTAATEPEDVNSIAQQLLALEGEQI from the coding sequence ATGAATTGTGAAAACGCAAAAAACTTCGTTCTGCTGGAGCAGTCCGGAGAGCTGTCCGGGTGGCGCCGGCGCCGCCTGGCGGCGCACCTGGCGCATTGCGTGGACTGCGCCGCATTCCGCCGCGGGCTGGCCGGCCTGACGAACGCCGTCCGCCGGGTGCCCTGGGCCGAGGGGTACTCGGCGCCGCTGCCGGCGCGCGTGACGGACGCCGAGCCCCGTCGCGCCCGCCTGCCCGCCTTCCCGTGGCACCCGGCCCTGGCGTACGGGACGTTGAGCGTGTTCCTGGCCCTGGCCTTCGTGCTGGTCATGAAGCCGTTCCGGAAGCCGGCGGAAATCGCCCGCGTCGCGCCGGACGCCGCGCTGGCCTGGGACGCCAACCTGGACGACCGGCTGGCCACGCTGGATGCCTGGCTGGAAGAGACGGAACTGGATTGGACCGACACCGCCGCAACCGAGCCGGAGGATGTCAATTCGATCGCACAGCAATTACTGGCGCTGGAAGGAGAACAAATATGA
- a CDS encoding sigma-70 family RNA polymerase sigma factor, whose amino-acid sequence MASEYDIQNEQAAAWLDEFRQGRRAALDRLVEHFRRPLYGFILNMTEGRDDAEEIFQETWHRTLRHLDRLDGRRLSSWLFRVARNLVIDRARAKKPMESLNQPLAAGELGALPLADRLAAPGLSPAGETAGRDLGERLRRAIGQLPAEQREVFLMRIEGEVPFREIARLQRVSINTALARMHYALAKLRNDLRNDYAVWVGG is encoded by the coding sequence ATGGCGTCGGAATATGACATTCAGAACGAGCAGGCGGCGGCGTGGCTCGACGAGTTCCGGCAAGGCCGCCGGGCGGCCCTGGACCGGCTCGTGGAGCACTTCCGGCGCCCGCTCTACGGGTTCATTCTCAACATGACGGAGGGGCGCGACGACGCGGAGGAGATCTTCCAGGAGACGTGGCATCGAACGCTGCGGCACCTCGACCGCCTGGACGGGCGGCGGCTTTCGAGCTGGCTGTTCCGGGTCGCCCGCAACCTGGTGATCGACCGCGCGCGCGCGAAAAAACCCATGGAATCGTTGAATCAACCTCTCGCGGCCGGGGAACTGGGCGCCCTGCCGCTCGCGGACCGGCTGGCGGCCCCGGGGCTGTCCCCGGCCGGCGAAACCGCCGGGCGGGATCTCGGCGAGCGTCTCCGCCGCGCCATAGGGCAACTGCCCGCCGAGCAGCGGGAGGTGTTTCTGATGAGGATCGAGGGCGAGGTGCCGTTCCGGGAAATCGCGAGGCTCCAGAGGGTCTCCATCAACACGGCGCTCGCGCGCATGCACTACGCGCTGGCTAAATTGAGGAACGATTTAAGGAATGATTATGCGGTATGGGTGGGAGGATGA